TCATCTCGCGGAGGCAGAGCAGCTGACAGCCGCGATCCAGGCGGAGATCGTCCCGGTACAGGTGGTGATTGCCGGCGAGAATCGCTGCACATGCGTCGCTTGCGGGCGGGTCCTGGCCAGGGCATTGTCAGGTTAACCGGATTTGGTCGGCCAGCGCAGCCCGGGTCAGAATGGCGGAATGAGCAAGCCACCCGACCCACACTATCGTCATCGCTTCCCGGCTGAGCTGATCAGCCACGCGGTCTGGCTGTACCACGTCTTCAGCCTGAGCTTTCGGGACATCGAACTGCTGCTGGCCGAACGTGGTGTCATTGTCTCCTATGAAAGCGTCCGGCAATGGTGCCTGAAGTTCGGCGCAAGCTTCGCCGACAAGATGCGGCGGTGGCGACCCAAGCCAGGCGACAAATGGTACCTGGATGAAGTGTTCATTCGGATCAAGGGCGAACGGCACTTCTTGTGGCGTGCCGTTGACCAGGACGGGGTCGTACTTGACATCCTGGTGCAGAGCCGGCGTGACGCGGGTGCAGCGAAGCGTTTCTTCAAGCGCCTGCTGAAGGGCTTGCAGTATATGCCGCGTGTTCTCATCACCGACAAGCTGGGCAGCTATGGTGTGGCGCAGCGTGAGCTGCTTCCCGATGTTGAACATCGGAAGAGTCGCTACCTGAACAACCGGGCCGAGAATTCGCATCGGCCAACCCGGCGTCGGGAACGCCAGATGCAACGCTTCAAATCGTCATCACAGGCGCAAGGCTTTCTGTCGGCGCACTCTTTTATCTATGGACACTTCCGGCCACGACGGCACCGGATGACTGCAACCAACTACCGGATCTCACGTGTCACGACCTTTAGGGTCTGGCGAGAGGAGACGTGTGCCCGGATGGCGGCATGATGATGTCCAACAT
The sequence above is drawn from the Pirellulales bacterium genome and encodes:
- a CDS encoding IS6 family transposase, whose translation is MSKPPDPHYRHRFPAELISHAVWLYHVFSLSFRDIELLLAERGVIVSYESVRQWCLKFGASFADKMRRWRPKPGDKWYLDEVFIRIKGERHFLWRAVDQDGVVLDILVQSRRDAGAAKRFFKRLLKGLQYMPRVLITDKLGSYGVAQRELLPDVEHRKSRYLNNRAENSHRPTRRRERQMQRFKSSSQAQGFLSAHSFIYGHFRPRRHRMTATNYRISRVTTFRVWREETCARMAA